AGCTTCTACTCGAGCAATTAAACGCTTTAGATAGGCAGCACCCCTACTACTAATCGCCCCAACATCCACACTAATTAGCGGAAAGCCTAACTCACGAGCGCTCACCTTCGCCGCCAATGTTTTCCCTGTCCCCGGTGGTCCTACAAGCAACCATCCTTTGGGCAGGGGGATATTGTGCTCTCTCGCCTCAGGAGAATAATCGGATTTCATCTCAAATAGCGCTGCTTTCAATCGATCCAATCCTCCAAAATCTGGAACATTGGGCTGGTTTATGAACTCTAAGCCAACAGAGCGTAAACGCTCAACTTTGTAGTCTAATAAAATCGACAGTAAAGAAACATTATGACCCTGATTTAGCTCTAAACCAAAGCGCAATCCAATTCGTATCTCTTCAAGACTTAAACCCGAAGCGGCTAGAGAAAGCGTTTTCAGGTCAGATTCCTTGTCTAAGTTGCTGTTTTTAGTTGGGAGTAAGGAAGGCAAAAATTCCTTGAGAAACTTACTGATAACCTGCATAGAAGGAAGCGGATTCCATACTTCAGGGATTAGCCCAGCCAGCCGACTAGGTAACTCCACCTCTTCTGTACCGAGAAGCAGTAAATATTTACGCACAGAACTAGATTTGAACTCATCAAAAATGTTGATAAGTTGAGAACTAATTTGTGTGGCTCGTTCGCGAGATATACTATCAGCCGTTGGGGAGATACTACATAACGACTGTAAGTTCTCTAGCACAAATACACCTTCATGAGGACAATCTATTAAAAAGTCAAGAATGCTCAGACAGTCATGACCGGATAGGTCAAACCCATCACATACAGAATTGAATTGAAGGCAACATGTACCATTTAATTGTTGGACTTGCTTGAACTTTCTCTGACCCAAATTCCACAGATAAACCGGAAGATTTAGAGGCGCAGCAAAATTACTTTCAATCCATGAAAGCGTGGACATACGCTCAATTAGTTGTGTTTGGATGGAAACCACTGGCGACCAAGAATCAACTAACGATTTAAGTTCTTGCAACTTCATTGCCTTACTTCTCACTTAATTCCTTTCCCAAGCAAGCTGTTGAGTTCTCTGAGTCGGAACTGCTCTGTTATGCTGAACGGCAGAATTCAACGTGGGTAACATCTGCTCGAAATGGGCTAAATCGCGATCGCTCATTCTTACCCGCAATTGACCTCCAGCCTGAACCAATAGCGGCCCCCGACCGTCTTTTGCATCAATCCTCACCCGACCATCTGGTGTTGCCAACCACCGATAAGAGAGCTTTCCATCCACCTGTACTTTTGAACCAGCACTCCTGGCATATTGACTTAATGCCTCAGTAACAGCCCTCACCCGCTTGAGGTAATCGGTTTCTTGAACTCCCGCAGGCGCTAAAGCACCACTGAGCGCCTCACCCCTGACTTGAGAAAGCTGGAGATGCCTGATATCCCGGTAGTGCGAAGCTTGCAATCTCACCGTGTCGCGCTCTACACGTACTCCCAAGAGTGGAGAGGACTGAAACTGCATTAAAGTCATCCCTGATTTATCCGTGAGAGTGTAAGAACGCCCCTCTCGCACGATTGTGTAGTCATCCGCCTGATAAACTCGCCCCCCATTTGAAACTTGAGAATGGAACAAAGTCTTCAAAGATTGAGCAGCAGCATGTTCGCGACGTAGCGTCGAGAGTGATGTCATAGACTGAGTAACGAAAGCGCGAGTACGCTGCCACCAACTTGTCTGGGTGGGTTTTGCCAGCCGCTGTTGAATCAGGTTCTCAAGAGCCTGTGCCA
Above is a window of Allocoleopsis franciscana PCC 7113 DNA encoding:
- a CDS encoding ATP-binding protein, translating into MKLQELKSLVDSWSPVVSIQTQLIERMSTLSWIESNFAAPLNLPVYLWNLGQRKFKQVQQLNGTCCLQFNSVCDGFDLSGHDCLSILDFLIDCPHEGVFVLENLQSLCSISPTADSISRERATQISSQLINIFDEFKSSSVRKYLLLLGTEEVELPSRLAGLIPEVWNPLPSMQVISKFLKEFLPSLLPTKNSNLDKESDLKTLSLAASGLSLEEIRIGLRFGLELNQGHNVSLLSILLDYKVERLRSVGLEFINQPNVPDFGGLDRLKAALFEMKSDYSPEAREHNIPLPKGWLLVGPPGTGKTLAAKVSARELGFPLISVDVGAISSRGAAYLKRLIARVEACVPAVVYFDEFDKLFTASNDRGEDVNSRALLGVLLTWLQEKQSATFVIATLNRLKSLPPELTRVGRFDEIFYVGFPTAIERKQILQLHASRFDERYKDGDGPLTQQEWKILLGKTVNCTGAELARIVEKAARKVFYKGQRSLLGLQELLEEREAITPLYVRDPDRVIAIENEARYVAQPSSSEDQSIYAPPIQSFWGETLTSNANQSA